The Deltaproteobacteria bacterium genome segment TCAGTTGCTATTGCGGTTGCTTCCAGCAATCCTATCCAAATAGGCAGGGATGTCTCGTTCTTGAGGTCTTTCAAGACCACTATGGGGGTGTTTGTCTGTGGGTCCATTGTCAAACCCGAAATCTTCATCTCCCGCACCATGATGTTTCCCTCGCAACCTGAGAGGTTCTACTGGAGTCGATGCGCATCACTCCTCGAAGTGAATGGGCATAGCCGGCAGTGATGAGTACCTCTACTTCTTCGCCTATCAACTCGGGCGAACCTTGGAAATTTACCACACGATTATGGATCGTGCGACCGCTCAGCTGACCCGCATCAGCCTGGCTGGTGCCTTCGACCAATACCGTCTGCACACTGTGGACCTGCGCCTCATTGCGCTCGCGGGTTATTCTTTCCTGCACATCCTGGAGCTGCCGCAGCCTGCGTAGCTTGACTTCTTCAGGAATCTTGTCAGGCAATTTTCTTGCCGCAGTAAAAGGCCGATCTGCATAATGAAATGAGAACAAAGCATCAAAACGTATTTGTTCAATTAGATCTATAGTAGCATGAAAGTCTTCTTCTGTCTCTCCCGGAAAGCCGACAATGACATCAGAGGAGACGGCAATCTCGGGACATAGCTGCCGTAGCCTTTCTACCAGCCCGAGGTAATGCTCCCGGGTATAATGGCGATTCATTCTCTGTAGAATACGATCTGAACCCGATTGCACGGGCAGGTGAATATGCGGGCAGAGCTTGTCAATTTCAGCAAAACATTGCATGAGCCGTAGCGACAGGTCCTTAGGATGAGAAGTGGTAAATCGTATTCTTTTTAAACCGCCTACCTGTGACACCCTTTCCAGCAGGCTGGCAAAATCTTCACCTTCAGGCAGGCCCTTGCCATACGAGTTCACATTCTGCCCCAACAGAGTAATTTCCCGAACTCCAGAGTCGGCCAGATATTCCGCTTCTCGAATAATTTGGTAGAGGGGACGGCTGTATTCCCTGCCCCGCACCCATGGCACTATGCAGTAGGTGCAAAAATTGTCGCAGCCCCTCATGATGGTGACATAGGCTGAAACCGAGCGCTGCAGCCTCGCTCTGCGGCAGTCGTCCATCTCTGCAAAACGGTAATCAAATTCTACAGCACATGAACGTTCGCCGGTCTTGGCCAACCGTTGCAGCATCTCTGGCACCCGCCACAGGCCGTGGGTCCCCACCACCAGGTCCACATGAGGAAATCTTTGCAACAAAGAACCACCATACTGCTGGGCAACACAGCCGCCGAGCGCTACAACTAGATCTGGCCGCCTTCTTTTCAATGCTTTCAAGCGCCCCACATAGCTGAATGCTTTCTGTTCAGCCTTGCTCCGCACGCTGCAGGTGTTGACAAAGACAAAGTCCGC includes the following:
- the miaB gene encoding tRNA (N6-isopentenyl adenosine(37)-C2)-methylthiotransferase MiaB, whose amino-acid sequence is ADFVFVNTCSVRSKAEQKAFSYVGRLKALKRRRPDLVVALGGCVAQQYGGSLLQRFPHVDLVVGTHGLWRVPEMLQRLAKTGERSCAVEFDYRFAEMDDCRRARLQRSVSAYVTIMRGCDNFCTYCIVPWVRGREYSRPLYQIIREAEYLADSGVREITLLGQNVNSYGKGLPEGEDFASLLERVSQVGGLKRIRFTTSHPKDLSLRLMQCFAEIDKLCPHIHLPVQSGSDRILQRMNRHYTREHYLGLVERLRQLCPEIAVSSDVIVGFPGETEEDFHATIDLIEQIRFDALFSFHYADRPFTAARKLPDKIPEEVKLRRLRQLQDVQERITRERNEAQVHSVQTVLVEGTSQADAGQLSGRTIHNRVVNFQGSPELIGEEVEVLITAGYAHSLRGVMRIDSSRTSQVARETSWCGR